One region of Drosophila kikkawai strain 14028-0561.14 chromosome 2R, DkikHiC1v2, whole genome shotgun sequence genomic DNA includes:
- the LOC108076378 gene encoding attacin-A: protein MQKATILILAVVALIAIVEAVPQRVHAQTLVYYPPRTPPPRPIRVRRQVLGGSLSSNPAGGADARLDLTKGIGNPNHNVVGQLFAAGNTQSGPVTSGGTLAYNNHGHGASLTKTHTPGVKDVFQQEAHANLFNNGRHNLDAKVFASQNKLANGFEFQRNGAGLDYSHINGHGASITHSNFPGIGQQLGADARANLWSSADRATRLDLTGSANKWTSGPFANQRTNFGAGLGLSHHFG from the exons ATGCAGAAGGCAACCATCCTAATCTTGGCCGTTGTGGCTCTCATCGCCATTGTAGAGGCAGTTCCGCAAAGAGTTCATGCTCAGACATTGGTGTATTATCCCCCTCGGACGCCACCACCACGTCCCATTCGTGTACGCCGCCAAGTGCTCGGCGGCTCCTTGAGCTCGAATCCCGCAGGAGGTGCTGATGCTCGCTTGGATCTTACCAAGGGAATTGGCAACCCAAACCACAATGTCGTAGGTCAGCTCTTCGCTGCTGGAAACACCCAATCGGGTCCAGTCACCTCCGGTGGAACCTTGGCCTATAATAA CCATGGCCATGGTGCCTCCTTGACCAAAACCCACACTCCCGGAGTAAAGGATGTTTTCCAGCAGGAGGCCCATGCCAACCTCTTCAACAATGGCAGACACAATCTGGACGCCAAGGTCTTTGCCTCGCAAAACAAACTGGCCAATGGCTTTGAGTTCCAGCGCAACGGAGCTGGCCTGGACTACTCCCACATCAATGGACACGGTGCTAGCATAACACACAGCAATTTCCCTGGAATCGGCCAGCAACTGGGTGCTGACGCCCGTGCCAACCTTTGGTCATCGGCTGATCGTGCCACTCGCCTGGATCTGACGGGATCGGCCAACAAATGGACCAGTGGACCCTTCGCCAACCAGAGGACCAACTTTGGCGCCGGCCTGGGACTGTCCCATCACTTCGGTTAA
- the LOC138927849 gene encoding attacin-A encodes MQKTSTLAVLAIVALSAIAEAAPGGHGWHPLPTSRPIRFRRQVLGGSLTSNPAGGADARLDLTKGIGNPNHNVIGQVFAAGNTQSGPVTSGGTLAYNNNGHGASLTKTHTPGVKDVFQQEAHANLFNNGRHNLDAKVFASQNKLANGFEFQRNGAGLDYSHINGHGASITHSNFPGIGQQLGADARANLWSSADRATRLDLTGSANKWTSGPFANQRTDFGAGLGLSHHFG; translated from the exons ATGCAGAAGACAAGCACCTTAGCAGTCCTGGCCATTGTGGCACTCTCCGCCATTGCAGAAGCAGCTCCTGGGGGCCATGGATGGCATCCCTTGCCAACATCACGTCCCATTCGCTTCCGCCGCCAAGTGCTGGGCGGCTCCTTGACCTCGAATCCCGCTGGCGGTGCTGATGCTCGTTTGGATCTCACCAAGGGAATTGGCAATCCCAACCACAATGTCATAGGTCAGGTCTTCGCTGCGGGAAACACGCAATCGGGCCCAGTGACCTCCGGTGGAACCTTGGCCTATAATAA CAATGGCCATGGTGCTTCCTTGACCAAAACCCACACCCCCGGTGTAAAGGATGTTTTCCAGCAGGAGGCCCATGCCAACCTCTTCAACAATGGCAGACACAATCTGGACGCCAAGGTCTTTGCCTCGCAAAACAAACTGGCCAATGGCTTTGAGTTCCAGCGCAACGGAGCTGGCCTGGACTACTCCCACATCAATGGACACGGTGCTAGCATAACACACAGCAATTTCCCTGGAATCGGCCAGCAACTGGGTGCTGACGCCCGTGCCAACCTTTGGTCATCGGCTGATCGTGCCACTCGCCTGGATCTGACGGGATCGGCCAACAAATGGACCAGTGGACCCTTCGCCAACCAGAGAACTGATTTCGGAGCTGGCTTGGGGTTGTCTCACCATTTCGGTTAA
- the Dro gene encoding drosocin antimicrobial peptides: protein MKFTIVFLLLACVFALAMATPGKPKPYSPRPTSTPRPIRVRREALAIDDHLGLVQAAAAIRPPPILPA, encoded by the coding sequence ATGAAGTTCACCATCGTTTTCCTCCTGCTGGCCTGTGTATTCGCCTTGGCCATGGCCACTCCCGGCAAGCCAAAACCATACAGCCCCAGGCCCACCTCCACTCCTCGTCCCATTCGGGTGAGACGCGAAGCCCTGGCCATCGATGATCATCTGGGATTGGTCCAAGCTGCCGCCGCCATTAGGCCTCCTCCCATTCTACCCGCTTAA
- the jef gene encoding major facilitator superfamily domain-containing protein 6 has product MNPYTAGGGGAGGANPFGAPATGAGYGQQGYGYEQQATGGYDQGMNYGDQHQQQAAGYGPPGARPRVDVEASGEVDPNLYPEAKDSTHKVRGHSDILEMFFGASTERELIPVKSFYFFFYAAFGSLFPLMGVYFKQMGMNPGQCGILVGMRPFVEFLSAPFWGSYADRCRQGKRLLLGSLACWVLFTIPLSFIRPEAINCIERRNATDFVLTYTRTKRDLSSMYEPEPERMDQLMGTMPAEEALEEAEAAHSRHKRSLLLPRIDAGISPVHINFVSNYDDKYHRDYVTPIFSSMVYRTPDIQKAFFLLLLVILIGEFFSAPAITLADSAVITLLGEDADKYGHQRMFGSLGWGISMFLVGIALDHSTSFSNHPCGAQNKEKNYNICFSIFSVLMTCAIISASKITFKYDPIDEQQAAQQAAAQFVDPGKRAEDESMNQLAAQLNLPSLAVGSGSAASGACAGGVSSFLAAGHQPQPHIGAESKVFAQTAKELPEWMTVLTHFKDLKTASFLFVAWFMGFGIGLIFTFLFWHLQDYGGTPTLFGVASVINHVSEIFAYFFSFRLITQIGHVKVLCLGLIGNVLRFLYISYLTNPWMVLPFELMQGITHAAVWAASCSYIAHNTPKHLRASAQGVLQGIHHGLGRGCGAIIGGMFVTYYGTTATFRWYGIACLFVLGFFIFVNFYRKEQGFISEIPVTEDPHQVAEETSHLAPHGVPSNPIPRALSNSRLNEMNPNGGPYGTYQTTGGNLDIPGANQHNPFAQ; this is encoded by the exons ATGAATCCCTACACAGCGGGCgggggaggagcaggaggcgcCAATCCCTTTGGAGCACCAGCCACGGGAGCAGGCTATGGACAGCAGGGTTACGGCTATGAGCAGCAGGCAACAGGTGGTTATGACCAGGGCATGAACTATGgcgatcagcatcaacagcaggcAGCTGGATACGGTCCACCCGGGGCCAGACCACGCGTAGATGTGGAGGCCAGTGGCGAAGTGGATCCCAATTT ATATCCGGAGGCTAAGGACTCAACGCACAAAGTACGCGGCCACTCGGACATCCTGGAGATGTTCTTTGGGGCGAGCACGGAACGCGAGCTGATTCCCGTTAAGAGCTTTTACTTCTTCTTCTACGCCGCCTTCGGTTCTCTGTTTCCGCTGATGGGAGTATACTTCAAGCAGATGGGCATGAATCCAGGCCAGTGCGGCATCCTGGTGGGCATGCGTCCCTTCGTCGAGTTCCTCTCGGCCCCCTTTTGGGGCTCCTATGCTGATCGCTGTCGGCAGGGCAagcggctgctgctgggctCCCTGGCCTGCTGGGTCCTCTTCACCATCCCACTGAGCTTCATCCGGCCGGAGGCCATCAATTGTATCGAGCGGCGTAATGCCACGGACTTTGTGCTGACCTACACCCGCACCAAGCGAGATCTATCTTCTATGTAcgagccggagccggagcgAATGGATCAGCTGATGGGCACAATGCCGGCGGAAGAGGCTCTTGAGGAAGCGGAGGCTGCTCATAGTCGGCACAAGagatcgctgctgctgcccaggATCGATGCGGGCATTTCGCCAGTGCACATTAACTTTGTGAGCAACTACGACGACAAATACCACAGGGACTACGTGACGCCCATCTTCAGCTCAATGGTCTACAGGACACCG GACATCCAAAAGGCcttcttcctgctgctgctggtgatccTGATCGGCGAATTCTTCAGCGCTCCGGCAATCACTTTGGCCGACTCTGCGGTGATAACCCTGCTGGGGGAGGATGCGGACAAGTACGGACATCAGCGGATGTTTGGCTCCCTGGGCTGGGGCATCTCCATGTTCCTGGTGGGCATTGCTCTGGATCACTCCACCTCGTTCTCAAACCATCCTTGCGGGGCGCAGAACAAGGAGAAGAACTACAACATctgcttttccattttctccGTGCTTATGACCTGTGCGATTATATCCGCCTCAAAGATCACCTTCAAGTACGATCCCATCGATGAGCAGCAGGCGGCCCAACAGGCGGCGGCACAGTTCGTGGATCCTGGAAAGAGGGCCGAGGACGAGTCGATGAACCAACTGGCCGCCCAGCTGAATCTGCCATCGCTGGCAGTGGGTAGCGGCAGTGCCGCCTCGGGTGCCTGTGCCGGTGGCGTGAGTAGCTTCCTGGCCGCCGGCCATCAGCCGCAGCCCCACATTGGCGCCGAGTCCAAGGTGTTTGCGCAGACGGCGAAAGAGTTGCCCGAATGGATGACCGTGCTGACCCATTTCAAGGACCTGAAGACCGCCTCCTTTCTGTTTGTGGCCTGGTTCATGGGCTTCGGCATCGGGCTGATCTTCACCTTTCTGTTCTGGCATCTGCAGGACTATGGCGGCACTCCCACGCTCTTTGGCGTGGCCTCCGTGATCAACCATGTGTCCGAGATCTTTGCCTACTTCTTCAGCTTCCGTCTGATCACCCAGATCGGCCATGTCAAGGTCCTGTGTCTGGGCCTAATTGGCAATGTCCTGCGCTTCCTTTATATCTCTTATCTGACCAATCCGTGGATGGTGCTGCCCTTCGAACTGATGCAGGGCATCACCCATGCGGCCGTGTGGGCAGCCTCCTGCTCCTACATTGCCCACAACACGCCCAAGCATCTGAGGGCCTCGGCCCAGGGCGTACTCCAGGGCATCCACCATGGATTGGGACGCGGCTGCGGCGCCATAATCGGTGGCATGTTCGTCACCTACTACGGTACTACTGCTACCTTCCGCTGGTACGGCATCGCCTGCCTCTTTGTCCTCGGCTTCTTCATCTTTGTCAACTTTTATCGCAAGGAGCAAGGCTTCATCTCGGAGATTCCGGTCACCGAGGATCCGCATCAG GTGGCCGAGGAGACCTCGCACTTGGCTCCGCATGGCGTTCCCAGCAATCCCATTCCCCGGGCTCTGTCCAACTCGCGCCTGAACGAAATGAATCCGAATGGAGGACCCTATGGCACATACCAGACCACTGGCGGCAACCTGGATATTCCCGGCGCTAACCAGCACAATCCGTTTGCCCAGTAA
- the LOC108076152 gene encoding uncharacterized protein, with the protein MRLLLAIVGCLFCALFGQTSGTPECRPPLVILPKPDINSRRARPVIRPLPRPPPPKVVRPPVKPPIKRPPIVPPRITRRPITPPRITRRPPIPPPRITRRPPIQPPRITRRPPIPPVTRKPTRPPVTQRATAKATTRKFLIWSKSPTRRVPTRPNIRPTLWTRPNIRPTRPPVRPPSPTVRPTVPRVRPTLWTRPPVRVTVRPTNRAPVTRPPVRPTNRATLWTRNPMGTTRPPRPTMKPSRPTLWTRSPTRSTQQTTRHLTFIFEGSSAAPVTPMDVTEDPQITRTTKSLIFIFPRDTTAMARGPNWRVHPTGRPRRVTMVS; encoded by the coding sequence ATGCGTCTTCTGCTGGCGATCGTTGGCTGCCTGTTCTGCGCGCTTTTCGGCCAGACCAGTGGTACCCCTGAGTGCAGGCCACCACTTGTAATACTGCCTAAACCAGATATTAATTCCAGACGAGCTCGTCCAGTCATTAGACCTCTTCCCAGGCCACCGCCACCGAAGGTTGTACGACCTCCTGTAAAGCCTCCTATCAAAAGACCACCCATTGTGCCCCCTAGGATTACAAGAAGACCAATAACACCTCCTAGGATCACCAGAAGACCTCCAATTCCACCTCCTAGGATCACCAGAAGACCTCCAATACAACCTCCTAGGATCACCAGAAGACCACCAATTCCACCAGTCACCAGGAAGCCTACAAGGCCACCAGTCACCCAAAGAGCCACCGCCAAAGCAACAACTCGCAAGTTTTTGATTTGGTCAAAGAGTCCCACAAGGCGCGTACCCACAAGACCAAATATAAGACCAACTTTATGGACTAGACCGAATATAAGACCCACAAGACCCCCAGTGCGTCCTCCCTCGCCCACAGTTCGACCCACTGTACCCAGGGTCCGCCCTACTTTATGGACGAGACCTCCTGTTAGAGTTACAGTAAGACCCACCAATAGAGCTCCTGTGACAAGACCTCCTGTAAGACCAACCAATCGGGCCACACTTTGGACCAGAAATCCCATGGGAACCACTCGACCACCTAGACCCACAATGAAGCCTTCGAGACCGACTCTTTGGACAAGATCACCCACTCGAAGTACACAACAAACAACTAGACATTTGACCTTTATCTTTGAGGGCTCTTCAGCTGCTCCAGTAACCCCTATGGATGTCACTGAAGATCCCCAAATAACGCGAACGACAAAGAGtctaatttttatatttccaagGGACACCACGGCCATGGCAAGAGGTCCGAATTGGAGAGTCCATCCCACAGGTCGTCCGCGAAGGGTTACTATGGTATCCTAA